One genomic segment of Centropristis striata isolate RG_2023a ecotype Rhode Island chromosome 13, C.striata_1.0, whole genome shotgun sequence includes these proteins:
- the plekhh3 gene encoding pleckstrin homology domain-containing family H member 3 translates to MPLQGVCWFLCCRQGFSLLGRDYGEKEEEESFELRNKEDLTPNGRSPAEVTVSQPTRTANGTNGHTVSGAPEEMKSLIIEKNKMGLEEEPELLVKGWLLREVRGNWIKQRRYWFVLSQDSLDYYTGPEKGARRLGTLVLTNLCSVIWPDKQTYKETGHWSITVYGRKHCYKLYTKHFNEAVHWACAIQKIIDTKAPVETPTQLLIRDIEENKFNPEVVEHMYQHNPILKYTQGPLYAPLLPFPYGSLEHTYHSGKGYGSVREEAVKLFNCLQQLESAREPVPIIQGVLQTCLDLRPLRDEVYCQLVKQTSYTPAPYTAAHLRYWQLLTCMSCTFLPGPTVLKYLRFHLKRIQSQSPESEMDNYASFISEALEKTKCRECVPSWEEIQMLMSRQEMLCTVHYPGPLSCQLYISSHTTANEVVRRMQEKLGLQDSKNTFALYEQNALWEQPIAGGALIADILTSLSTKESESKSQWKLCFKLYCLLDADGISVDSIEYLFLFEQCHEMVVRGQLPACEEDLQALASLRLQCLMGDFSTHAPCPPLDELFPGHVLEARVLMSLTAPQTLPPCQVAAQGCPTTQRFPSGLLSGTLWSHTATAVHKQKVEQDMRLRSRLKEEAAAVMGSILERWKGLAGYSRRDSMAAYLTIARQWSGFGCTLYEVDFYISSTGSFSQKLWLGVAATSVSLYRQGEAEALESFPYGQICSYGVSDSNTFKITAGDRDLMFETTKLTEIMQLMNAYFSAIHRQRGKGEDTDITIRESTEVGFRCLASTRTPTLLELPSHPV, encoded by the exons AGTCCAGCTGAAGTGACTGTTTCTCAACCAACTCGCACAGCCAATGGAACAAATGG GCACACTGTCTCAGGGGCGCCTGAGGAGATGAAGAGCCTGATCATCGAGAAGAATAAGATGGGCTTGGAGGAAGAGCCTGAACTGCTGGTCAAAG GGTGGCTGTTGCGAGAGGTGCGGGGAAACTGGATCAAGCAGCGCCGGTACTGGTTTGTGCTGAGCCAGGACTCCCTGGACTACTACACCGGACCAGAGAAAGGAGCACGCAGACTGGGCACGCTGGTCCTCACCAACCTCTGCTCCGTCATCTGGCCAGACAAGCAGACATACAAGGAAACTG GCCACTGGAGCATCACAGTATACGGCCGGAAGCACTGCTACAAGTTGTACACCAAGCACTTCAACGAGGCTGTGCACTGGGCATGTGCCATCCAGAAAATCATTGATACCAAAGCACCAGTGGAAACACCAACACAGCTCCTGATTCGAGACATCGAG GAGAATAAGTTCAACCCTGAGGTAGTGGAGCACATGTACCAGCACAATCCCATCCTGAAGTACACCCAGGGCCCCCTGTACGCTCCTCTGCTGCCCTTCCCCTACGGCAGCCTGGAGCACACAT ACCACAGTGGTAAAGGCTACGGCTCGGTACGTGAGGAGGCCGTGAAGCTCTTCAActgcctgcagcagctggagtcGGCGCGGGAGCCGGTTCCCATCATCCAGGGCGTGCTGCAGACCTGCCTGGACCTGCGGCCTCTCCGCGACGAGGTCTACTGCCAGTTAGTGAAGCAGACCAGCTACACGCCTGCCCCGTACACTGCCGCACACCTCCGCTACTGGCAGCTTCTCACCTGCATGAGCTGCACCTTCCTGCCCGGGCCCACCGTCCTCAAGTACCTGCGGTTCCACCTCAAGAG GATCCAGAGCCAGAGTCCCGAGTCTGAGATGGATAACTATGCGTCATTCATCAGCGAGGCTCTAGAGAAGACCAAGTGTCGGGAATGTGTGCCATCCTGGGAGGAGATCCAGATGCTGATGAGCCGACAGGAGATGCTGTGCACTGTGCACTATCCTGGCCCTCTCTCCTGCCAGCTCTACATCAGCTCACACACTACCGCCAATGAG GTGGTCCGAAGGATGCAGGAGAAGCTCGGCCTGCAAGACAGCAAAAACACGTTTGCACTGTACGAGCAGAATGCACTGTGGGAGCAGCCGATTGCAGGCGGCGCTCTGATCGCTGACATCCTGACCAG CCTCTCCACCAAGGAGTCAGAGTCTAAATCCCAATGGAAACTGTGTTTCAAGCTCTACTGCCTGTTGGATGCTGACGGCATATCAGTGGACAGCATTGAGTATCTCTTCCTCTTCGAGCAG TGCCATGAGATGGTGGTGCGTGGCCAGCTGCCAGCCTGTGAAGAAGACCTGCAGGCCTTAGCTTCCCTGAGGCTTCAGTGTCTAATGGGTGACTTCAGCACTCATGCACCCTGCCCACCTCTGGACGAGCTTTTTCCAGGTCACGTGCTAGAAGCTCGAGTCCTCATGTCCCTTACTGCACCCCAAACCTTGCCCCCTTGTCAAGTGGCGGCTCAGGGCTGCCCCACGACGCAACGCTTCCCGTCGGGCCTCCTGTCAGGGACGCTGTGGAGCCACACAGCGACGGCAGTGCACAAACAAAAGGTGGAGCAGGACATGCGCCTGCGGAGCCGGCTGAAGGAGGAGGCAGCAGCTGTCATGGGATCCATCTTGGAGCGCTGGAAAGGTCTGGCAGGCTACAGCCGCAGGGACAGCATGGCTGCCTACCTCACAATTGCACGCCAGTGGTCGGGCTTTGGATGCACTCTTTATGAAGTGGACTTTTATATT AGTTCGACAGGGAGTTTTTCCCAGAAGTTGTGGCTGGGTGTAGCTGCTACATCCGTGTCTCTGTATcggcagggagaggcagaagcGCTGGAGTCCTTCCCCTATGGCCAGATCTGTTCTTATGGCGTATCTGATAGCAACACCTTCAAGATCACAGCAGGGGATCGGGATTTGATGTTTGAAACCACCAAG ctGACTGAGATCATGCAGCTGATGAATGCATATTTCAGTGCCATCCATCGCCAGCGAGGGAAAGGGGAAGATACGGACATCACCATCAGAGAAAGCACAGAGGTGGGATTCCGTTGCCTGGCCTCGACGCGCACACCCACCCTCCTGGAGCTGCCCTCGCACCCAGTTTGA